In a genomic window of Taeniopygia guttata chromosome 13, bTaeGut7.mat, whole genome shotgun sequence:
- the AFAP1L1 gene encoding actin filament-associated protein 1-like 1 isoform X7, producing MDRLSVLDQLLPELSVLLKLLDHEYLSATTQEKKLAVSSILQKLQPPAGKDGDYMYVNTASLGNGTSFVESLFEEFDCDLRDLQDMQEDEGDTSDAVGSELAGSQPAKPVPADPAPPLPTTPPPEDYYEEALPLGPGKAPEYITSRNSSSPPNSIEDGYYEDADSSYPVTRINGEQKSSYNDSDVMSSSYESYDEEEEEGKGQQLTHQWPSEEASMNLVKDCRICAFLLRKKRFGQWAKQLTIIRDGKLLCYKSSKDRQPHVEVPLATCNVIYVPKDGRRKKHELRFSLPGAEALVLAVQSKEQAEEWLKVIKEASSPAAGGMEAPTSPVMPCKMELDKRLSQEKHTSDSDSVAMGDSGSPAARREHGEHGKGKKGGLADLKGSMSRAAGKKITRIISFSKKKPCPEDTQTSSTEEDIPCCGYLSVLVNQCWKERWCRLKGNTLYLHKDRTELRTHLSAIVLRGCEVLPGLGPKHPFAFRILRHGHELTALEASCSEDLGRWLGLLLVETGSQTAPEALHYDYVDVETIANIVTAVRHSYLWASSSQDHRADSSRVVYDDVPYEKVQAEEEPGRPGAAQVKRHASSCSEKSRRVDPQVKVKRHASSANQYRYGKNRAEEDARRFLTEKEKLEKEKASIRSELMSLRKEKRELREAMKGSTGPRLQELEQRVAVLEERCRQKEQSRVDLELKLTEVKEQLKQSLAGGPALGLAVTSKAENGETTNKPNGSPPEHLVPVNCAAELRKRSPSIIPANTGSVLRKAKEWEKKQT from the exons TGCTGGACCAGCTCCTGCCGGAGCTCAGCGTTCTGCTCAAGCTGCTGGACCACGAGTACCTGAGTGCCACCACGCAGGAGAAGAAGCTGGCTGTCTCCAGCAtcctgcagaagctgcagccaCCTGCAG GGAAGGATGGGGACTACATGTACGTCAACACAGCGTCCCTGGGCAATGGCACCAGCTTCGTGGAGTCCCTCTTTGAGGAGTTTG ACTGTGACCTGCGGGACCTGCAGGACATGCAGGAGGACGAGGGGGACACCAGCGACGCCGTTGGCTCGGAGCTGGCAGGGAGTCAGCCGGCCAAACCT GTTCCTGCGgatcctgctcctcctctgcccACCACTCCCCCTCCTGAGGATTACTATGAGGAAGCGCTGCCCCTGGGCCCTGGCAAGGCCCCCGAGTACATCACCTCCCGCA acagctccagcccccCCAACTCCATCGAGGACGGCTATTACGAGGATGCAGACAGCAGCTACCCCGTCACCAGGATAAACGGGGAGCAGAAAAGTTCCT ACAACGACTCGGATGTCATGAGCAGCTCTTACGAGTCCTacgacgaggaggaggaggagggcaagGGCCAGCAGCTGACACACCAGTGGCCCTCGGAGGAGGCCTCCATGAACCTGGTGAAGGATTGCCGGATCTGTGCCTTCCTCTTGCGCAAGAAGCGCTTCGGGCAGTGGGCCAAGCAGCTCACCATCATCCGGGATGGCAAACTGCTG TGCTACAAAAGCTCCAAGGACCGGCAGCCACACGTGGAGGTGCCCCTGGCCACCTGCAACGTCATCTACGTCCCCAAGGACGGGCGGCGCAAGAAGCACGAGCTGCGGTTCTCGCTGCCGGGGGCTGAGGCGCTGGTGCTGGCAGTGCAGAGCAAGGAGCAGGCTGAGGAGTGGCTCAAG GTGATAAAGGAAGCCAGCAGTCCAGCAGCAGGCGGGATGGAAGCCCCCACCTCCCCAGTGATGCCGTGCAAGATGGAGCTGGACAAG CGGCTGTCCCAGGAGAAGCACACCTCGGACTCGGACAGTGTGGCCATGGGTGACAGCGGGTCCCCAGCTGCCCGCAGAGAGCACGGCGAGCACG GGAAAGGCAAAAAGGGTGGCCTGGCTGACCTGAAGGGCTCCATGAGCCGGGCAGCGGGGAAGAAAATCACCAGGATCATCAGCTTCTCCAAGAAGAAGCCGTGCCCCGAGGACACCCAGACCTCCTCCACCGAGGAGGACATCCCCTGCTGCG gcTACCTCAGCGTGTTGGTGAACCAGTGCTGGAAGGAGCGCTGGTGTCGCCTCAAGGGCAACACCCTGTACCTGCACAAGGACCGCACGGAGCTGCGCACGCACCTCAGCGCCATCGTCCTGCGGGGCTGCGAGGTGCTGCCCGGCCTGGGCCCCAAACATCCCTTCGCTTTCCGCATCCTGCGCCACGGGCACGAGCTGACGGCGCTGGAG GCGAGCTGCTCTGAAGACCTGGGCCGCTGGCTGGGTCTCCTCTTGGTGGAAACGGGCTCCCAAACAGCCCCAGAGGCCTTGCACTACGACTACGTGGATGTGGAGACCATTGCCAACATCGTGACGGCCGTGAGACACTCCTACCT GTGGGCCAGCTCCTCCCAGGATCACCGGGCGGACTCCTCTCGGGTGGTGTACGATGATGTCCCCTATGAGAAGGTTCAG gcagaggaggagccgGGCCGGCCCGGGGCCGCTCAGGTGAAGCGCCACGCCTCGTCCTGCAGCGAGAAGTCTCGGCGGGTGGACCCGCAGGTCAAAGTGAAGAGACACGCGTCCA GTGCCAACCAGTACAGGTACGGCAAGAACCGGGCCGAGGAGGACGCCAGGCGATTCCTGACGGAGaaggagaagctggagaaggagaaggcGTCGATCCGCAGCGAGCTGATGTCGCTGCGGAAGGAGAAGCGGGAGCTGCGGGAAGCCATGAAGGGCAGCACGG GGCCgcggctgcaggagctggagcagcgggTGGCGGTGCTGGAGGAGCGCTGCCGGCAGAAGGAGCAGTCTCGGGTCGATCTGGAGCTCAAGCTGACCGAAGtgaaggagcagctgaagcagTCGCTGGCAGGAGGGCCGGCCCTGGGGCTGGCTGTGACCAGCAAGGCTGAGAATGGG GAAACTACAAACAAGCCAAACGGGAGCCCCCCTGAGCACTTGGTTCCTGTGAACTGTGCGGCAgagctgaggaagaggagcccGTCCATCATCCCTGCCAACACGGGGAGCGTGCTGCGCAAAGCCAAG GAATGGGAAAAGAAGCAGACTTAA
- the AFAP1L1 gene encoding actin filament-associated protein 1-like 1 isoform X3, which produces MDRLSVLDQLLPELSVLLKLLDHEYLSATTQEKKLAVSSILQKLQPPAGKDGDYMYVNTASLGNGTSFVESLFEEFDCDLRDLQDMQEDEGDTSDAVGSELAGSQPAKPVSARLSPSQVPADPAPPLPTTPPPEDYYEEALPLGPGKAPEYITSRNSSSPPNSIEDGYYEDADSSYPVTRINGEQKSSYNDSDVMSSSYESYDEEEEEGKGQQLTHQWPSEEASMNLVKDCRICAFLLRKKRFGQWAKQLTIIRDGKLLCYKSSKDRQPHVEVPLATCNVIYVPKDGRRKKHELRFSLPGAEALVLAVQSKEQAEEWLKVIKEASSPAAGGMEAPTSPVMPCKMELDKRLSQEKHTSDSDSVAMGDSGSPAARREHGEHGKGKKGGLADLKGSMSRAAGKKITRIISFSKKKPCPEDTQTSSTEEDIPCCGYLSVLVNQCWKERWCRLKGNTLYLHKDRTELRTHLSAIVLRGCEVLPGLGPKHPFAFRILRHGHELTALEASCSEDLGRWLGLLLVETGSQTAPEALHYDYVDVETIANIVTAVRHSYLWASSSQDHRADSSRVVYDDVPYEKVQAEEEPGRPGAAQVKRHASSCSEKSRRVDPQVKVKRHASSANQYRYGKNRAEEDARRFLTEKEKLEKEKASIRSELMSLRKEKRELREAMKGSTAGPRLQELEQRVAVLEERCRQKEQSRVDLELKLTEVKEQLKQSLAGGPALGLAVTSKAENGETTNKPNGSPPEHLVPVNCAAELRKRSPSIIPANTGSVLRKAKEWEKKQT; this is translated from the exons TGCTGGACCAGCTCCTGCCGGAGCTCAGCGTTCTGCTCAAGCTGCTGGACCACGAGTACCTGAGTGCCACCACGCAGGAGAAGAAGCTGGCTGTCTCCAGCAtcctgcagaagctgcagccaCCTGCAG GGAAGGATGGGGACTACATGTACGTCAACACAGCGTCCCTGGGCAATGGCACCAGCTTCGTGGAGTCCCTCTTTGAGGAGTTTG ACTGTGACCTGCGGGACCTGCAGGACATGCAGGAGGACGAGGGGGACACCAGCGACGCCGTTGGCTCGGAGCTGGCAGGGAGTCAGCCGGCCAAACCTGTAAGTGCCCGGCTGTCCCCGAGCCAG GTTCCTGCGgatcctgctcctcctctgcccACCACTCCCCCTCCTGAGGATTACTATGAGGAAGCGCTGCCCCTGGGCCCTGGCAAGGCCCCCGAGTACATCACCTCCCGCA acagctccagcccccCCAACTCCATCGAGGACGGCTATTACGAGGATGCAGACAGCAGCTACCCCGTCACCAGGATAAACGGGGAGCAGAAAAGTTCCT ACAACGACTCGGATGTCATGAGCAGCTCTTACGAGTCCTacgacgaggaggaggaggagggcaagGGCCAGCAGCTGACACACCAGTGGCCCTCGGAGGAGGCCTCCATGAACCTGGTGAAGGATTGCCGGATCTGTGCCTTCCTCTTGCGCAAGAAGCGCTTCGGGCAGTGGGCCAAGCAGCTCACCATCATCCGGGATGGCAAACTGCTG TGCTACAAAAGCTCCAAGGACCGGCAGCCACACGTGGAGGTGCCCCTGGCCACCTGCAACGTCATCTACGTCCCCAAGGACGGGCGGCGCAAGAAGCACGAGCTGCGGTTCTCGCTGCCGGGGGCTGAGGCGCTGGTGCTGGCAGTGCAGAGCAAGGAGCAGGCTGAGGAGTGGCTCAAG GTGATAAAGGAAGCCAGCAGTCCAGCAGCAGGCGGGATGGAAGCCCCCACCTCCCCAGTGATGCCGTGCAAGATGGAGCTGGACAAG CGGCTGTCCCAGGAGAAGCACACCTCGGACTCGGACAGTGTGGCCATGGGTGACAGCGGGTCCCCAGCTGCCCGCAGAGAGCACGGCGAGCACG GGAAAGGCAAAAAGGGTGGCCTGGCTGACCTGAAGGGCTCCATGAGCCGGGCAGCGGGGAAGAAAATCACCAGGATCATCAGCTTCTCCAAGAAGAAGCCGTGCCCCGAGGACACCCAGACCTCCTCCACCGAGGAGGACATCCCCTGCTGCG gcTACCTCAGCGTGTTGGTGAACCAGTGCTGGAAGGAGCGCTGGTGTCGCCTCAAGGGCAACACCCTGTACCTGCACAAGGACCGCACGGAGCTGCGCACGCACCTCAGCGCCATCGTCCTGCGGGGCTGCGAGGTGCTGCCCGGCCTGGGCCCCAAACATCCCTTCGCTTTCCGCATCCTGCGCCACGGGCACGAGCTGACGGCGCTGGAG GCGAGCTGCTCTGAAGACCTGGGCCGCTGGCTGGGTCTCCTCTTGGTGGAAACGGGCTCCCAAACAGCCCCAGAGGCCTTGCACTACGACTACGTGGATGTGGAGACCATTGCCAACATCGTGACGGCCGTGAGACACTCCTACCT GTGGGCCAGCTCCTCCCAGGATCACCGGGCGGACTCCTCTCGGGTGGTGTACGATGATGTCCCCTATGAGAAGGTTCAG gcagaggaggagccgGGCCGGCCCGGGGCCGCTCAGGTGAAGCGCCACGCCTCGTCCTGCAGCGAGAAGTCTCGGCGGGTGGACCCGCAGGTCAAAGTGAAGAGACACGCGTCCA GTGCCAACCAGTACAGGTACGGCAAGAACCGGGCCGAGGAGGACGCCAGGCGATTCCTGACGGAGaaggagaagctggagaaggagaaggcGTCGATCCGCAGCGAGCTGATGTCGCTGCGGAAGGAGAAGCGGGAGCTGCGGGAAGCCATGAAGGGCAGCACGG CAGGGCCgcggctgcaggagctggagcagcgggTGGCGGTGCTGGAGGAGCGCTGCCGGCAGAAGGAGCAGTCTCGGGTCGATCTGGAGCTCAAGCTGACCGAAGtgaaggagcagctgaagcagTCGCTGGCAGGAGGGCCGGCCCTGGGGCTGGCTGTGACCAGCAAGGCTGAGAATGGG GAAACTACAAACAAGCCAAACGGGAGCCCCCCTGAGCACTTGGTTCCTGTGAACTGTGCGGCAgagctgaggaagaggagcccGTCCATCATCCCTGCCAACACGGGGAGCGTGCTGCGCAAAGCCAAG GAATGGGAAAAGAAGCAGACTTAA
- the AFAP1L1 gene encoding actin filament-associated protein 1-like 1 isoform X6, with amino-acid sequence MDRLSVLDQLLPELSVLLKLLDHEYLSATTQEKKLAVSSILQKLQPPAGKDGDYMYVNTASLGNGTSFVESLFEEFDCDLRDLQDMQEDEGDTSDAVGSELAGSQPAKPVPADPAPPLPTTPPPEDYYEEALPLGPGKAPEYITSRNSSSPPNSIEDGYYEDADSSYPVTRINGEQKSSYNDSDVMSSSYESYDEEEEEGKGQQLTHQWPSEEASMNLVKDCRICAFLLRKKRFGQWAKQLTIIRDGKLLCYKSSKDRQPHVEVPLATCNVIYVPKDGRRKKHELRFSLPGAEALVLAVQSKEQAEEWLKVIKEASSPAAGGMEAPTSPVMPCKMELDKRLSQEKHTSDSDSVAMGDSGSPAARREHGEHGKGKKGGLADLKGSMSRAAGKKITRIISFSKKKPCPEDTQTSSTEEDIPCCGYLSVLVNQCWKERWCRLKGNTLYLHKDRTELRTHLSAIVLRGCEVLPGLGPKHPFAFRILRHGHELTALEASCSEDLGRWLGLLLVETGSQTAPEALHYDYVDVETIANIVTAVRHSYLWASSSQDHRADSSRVVYDDVPYEKVQQAEEEPGRPGAAQVKRHASSCSEKSRRVDPQVKVKRHASSANQYRYGKNRAEEDARRFLTEKEKLEKEKASIRSELMSLRKEKRELREAMKGSTGPRLQELEQRVAVLEERCRQKEQSRVDLELKLTEVKEQLKQSLAGGPALGLAVTSKAENGETTNKPNGSPPEHLVPVNCAAELRKRSPSIIPANTGSVLRKAKEWEKKQT; translated from the exons TGCTGGACCAGCTCCTGCCGGAGCTCAGCGTTCTGCTCAAGCTGCTGGACCACGAGTACCTGAGTGCCACCACGCAGGAGAAGAAGCTGGCTGTCTCCAGCAtcctgcagaagctgcagccaCCTGCAG GGAAGGATGGGGACTACATGTACGTCAACACAGCGTCCCTGGGCAATGGCACCAGCTTCGTGGAGTCCCTCTTTGAGGAGTTTG ACTGTGACCTGCGGGACCTGCAGGACATGCAGGAGGACGAGGGGGACACCAGCGACGCCGTTGGCTCGGAGCTGGCAGGGAGTCAGCCGGCCAAACCT GTTCCTGCGgatcctgctcctcctctgcccACCACTCCCCCTCCTGAGGATTACTATGAGGAAGCGCTGCCCCTGGGCCCTGGCAAGGCCCCCGAGTACATCACCTCCCGCA acagctccagcccccCCAACTCCATCGAGGACGGCTATTACGAGGATGCAGACAGCAGCTACCCCGTCACCAGGATAAACGGGGAGCAGAAAAGTTCCT ACAACGACTCGGATGTCATGAGCAGCTCTTACGAGTCCTacgacgaggaggaggaggagggcaagGGCCAGCAGCTGACACACCAGTGGCCCTCGGAGGAGGCCTCCATGAACCTGGTGAAGGATTGCCGGATCTGTGCCTTCCTCTTGCGCAAGAAGCGCTTCGGGCAGTGGGCCAAGCAGCTCACCATCATCCGGGATGGCAAACTGCTG TGCTACAAAAGCTCCAAGGACCGGCAGCCACACGTGGAGGTGCCCCTGGCCACCTGCAACGTCATCTACGTCCCCAAGGACGGGCGGCGCAAGAAGCACGAGCTGCGGTTCTCGCTGCCGGGGGCTGAGGCGCTGGTGCTGGCAGTGCAGAGCAAGGAGCAGGCTGAGGAGTGGCTCAAG GTGATAAAGGAAGCCAGCAGTCCAGCAGCAGGCGGGATGGAAGCCCCCACCTCCCCAGTGATGCCGTGCAAGATGGAGCTGGACAAG CGGCTGTCCCAGGAGAAGCACACCTCGGACTCGGACAGTGTGGCCATGGGTGACAGCGGGTCCCCAGCTGCCCGCAGAGAGCACGGCGAGCACG GGAAAGGCAAAAAGGGTGGCCTGGCTGACCTGAAGGGCTCCATGAGCCGGGCAGCGGGGAAGAAAATCACCAGGATCATCAGCTTCTCCAAGAAGAAGCCGTGCCCCGAGGACACCCAGACCTCCTCCACCGAGGAGGACATCCCCTGCTGCG gcTACCTCAGCGTGTTGGTGAACCAGTGCTGGAAGGAGCGCTGGTGTCGCCTCAAGGGCAACACCCTGTACCTGCACAAGGACCGCACGGAGCTGCGCACGCACCTCAGCGCCATCGTCCTGCGGGGCTGCGAGGTGCTGCCCGGCCTGGGCCCCAAACATCCCTTCGCTTTCCGCATCCTGCGCCACGGGCACGAGCTGACGGCGCTGGAG GCGAGCTGCTCTGAAGACCTGGGCCGCTGGCTGGGTCTCCTCTTGGTGGAAACGGGCTCCCAAACAGCCCCAGAGGCCTTGCACTACGACTACGTGGATGTGGAGACCATTGCCAACATCGTGACGGCCGTGAGACACTCCTACCT GTGGGCCAGCTCCTCCCAGGATCACCGGGCGGACTCCTCTCGGGTGGTGTACGATGATGTCCCCTATGAGAAGGTTCAG caggcagaggaggagccgGGCCGGCCCGGGGCCGCTCAGGTGAAGCGCCACGCCTCGTCCTGCAGCGAGAAGTCTCGGCGGGTGGACCCGCAGGTCAAAGTGAAGAGACACGCGTCCA GTGCCAACCAGTACAGGTACGGCAAGAACCGGGCCGAGGAGGACGCCAGGCGATTCCTGACGGAGaaggagaagctggagaaggagaaggcGTCGATCCGCAGCGAGCTGATGTCGCTGCGGAAGGAGAAGCGGGAGCTGCGGGAAGCCATGAAGGGCAGCACGG GGCCgcggctgcaggagctggagcagcgggTGGCGGTGCTGGAGGAGCGCTGCCGGCAGAAGGAGCAGTCTCGGGTCGATCTGGAGCTCAAGCTGACCGAAGtgaaggagcagctgaagcagTCGCTGGCAGGAGGGCCGGCCCTGGGGCTGGCTGTGACCAGCAAGGCTGAGAATGGG GAAACTACAAACAAGCCAAACGGGAGCCCCCCTGAGCACTTGGTTCCTGTGAACTGTGCGGCAgagctgaggaagaggagcccGTCCATCATCCCTGCCAACACGGGGAGCGTGCTGCGCAAAGCCAAG GAATGGGAAAAGAAGCAGACTTAA
- the AFAP1L1 gene encoding actin filament-associated protein 1-like 1 isoform X2 encodes MDRLSVLDQLLPELSVLLKLLDHEYLSATTQEKKLAVSSILQKLQPPAGKDGDYMYVNTASLGNGTSFVESLFEEFDCDLRDLQDMQEDEGDTSDAVGSELAGSQPAKPVSARLSPSQVPADPAPPLPTTPPPEDYYEEALPLGPGKAPEYITSRNSSSPPNSIEDGYYEDADSSYPVTRINGEQKSSYNDSDVMSSSYESYDEEEEEGKGQQLTHQWPSEEASMNLVKDCRICAFLLRKKRFGQWAKQLTIIRDGKLLCYKSSKDRQPHVEVPLATCNVIYVPKDGRRKKHELRFSLPGAEALVLAVQSKEQAEEWLKVIKEASSPAAGGMEAPTSPVMPCKMELDKRLSQEKHTSDSDSVAMGDSGSPAARREHGEHGKGKKGGLADLKGSMSRAAGKKITRIISFSKKKPCPEDTQTSSTEEDIPCCGYLSVLVNQCWKERWCRLKGNTLYLHKDRTELRTHLSAIVLRGCEVLPGLGPKHPFAFRILRHGHELTALEASCSEDLGRWLGLLLVETGSQTAPEALHYDYVDVETIANIVTAVRHSYLWASSSQDHRADSSRVVYDDVPYEKVQQAEEEPGRPGAAQVKRHASSCSEKSRRVDPQVKVKRHASSANQYRYGKNRAEEDARRFLTEKEKLEKEKASIRSELMSLRKEKRELREAMKGSTGPRLQELEQRVAVLEERCRQKEQSRVDLELKLTEVKEQLKQSLAGGPALGLAVTSKAENGETTNKPNGSPPEHLVPVNCAAELRKRSPSIIPANTGSVLRKAKEWEKKQT; translated from the exons TGCTGGACCAGCTCCTGCCGGAGCTCAGCGTTCTGCTCAAGCTGCTGGACCACGAGTACCTGAGTGCCACCACGCAGGAGAAGAAGCTGGCTGTCTCCAGCAtcctgcagaagctgcagccaCCTGCAG GGAAGGATGGGGACTACATGTACGTCAACACAGCGTCCCTGGGCAATGGCACCAGCTTCGTGGAGTCCCTCTTTGAGGAGTTTG ACTGTGACCTGCGGGACCTGCAGGACATGCAGGAGGACGAGGGGGACACCAGCGACGCCGTTGGCTCGGAGCTGGCAGGGAGTCAGCCGGCCAAACCTGTAAGTGCCCGGCTGTCCCCGAGCCAG GTTCCTGCGgatcctgctcctcctctgcccACCACTCCCCCTCCTGAGGATTACTATGAGGAAGCGCTGCCCCTGGGCCCTGGCAAGGCCCCCGAGTACATCACCTCCCGCA acagctccagcccccCCAACTCCATCGAGGACGGCTATTACGAGGATGCAGACAGCAGCTACCCCGTCACCAGGATAAACGGGGAGCAGAAAAGTTCCT ACAACGACTCGGATGTCATGAGCAGCTCTTACGAGTCCTacgacgaggaggaggaggagggcaagGGCCAGCAGCTGACACACCAGTGGCCCTCGGAGGAGGCCTCCATGAACCTGGTGAAGGATTGCCGGATCTGTGCCTTCCTCTTGCGCAAGAAGCGCTTCGGGCAGTGGGCCAAGCAGCTCACCATCATCCGGGATGGCAAACTGCTG TGCTACAAAAGCTCCAAGGACCGGCAGCCACACGTGGAGGTGCCCCTGGCCACCTGCAACGTCATCTACGTCCCCAAGGACGGGCGGCGCAAGAAGCACGAGCTGCGGTTCTCGCTGCCGGGGGCTGAGGCGCTGGTGCTGGCAGTGCAGAGCAAGGAGCAGGCTGAGGAGTGGCTCAAG GTGATAAAGGAAGCCAGCAGTCCAGCAGCAGGCGGGATGGAAGCCCCCACCTCCCCAGTGATGCCGTGCAAGATGGAGCTGGACAAG CGGCTGTCCCAGGAGAAGCACACCTCGGACTCGGACAGTGTGGCCATGGGTGACAGCGGGTCCCCAGCTGCCCGCAGAGAGCACGGCGAGCACG GGAAAGGCAAAAAGGGTGGCCTGGCTGACCTGAAGGGCTCCATGAGCCGGGCAGCGGGGAAGAAAATCACCAGGATCATCAGCTTCTCCAAGAAGAAGCCGTGCCCCGAGGACACCCAGACCTCCTCCACCGAGGAGGACATCCCCTGCTGCG gcTACCTCAGCGTGTTGGTGAACCAGTGCTGGAAGGAGCGCTGGTGTCGCCTCAAGGGCAACACCCTGTACCTGCACAAGGACCGCACGGAGCTGCGCACGCACCTCAGCGCCATCGTCCTGCGGGGCTGCGAGGTGCTGCCCGGCCTGGGCCCCAAACATCCCTTCGCTTTCCGCATCCTGCGCCACGGGCACGAGCTGACGGCGCTGGAG GCGAGCTGCTCTGAAGACCTGGGCCGCTGGCTGGGTCTCCTCTTGGTGGAAACGGGCTCCCAAACAGCCCCAGAGGCCTTGCACTACGACTACGTGGATGTGGAGACCATTGCCAACATCGTGACGGCCGTGAGACACTCCTACCT GTGGGCCAGCTCCTCCCAGGATCACCGGGCGGACTCCTCTCGGGTGGTGTACGATGATGTCCCCTATGAGAAGGTTCAG caggcagaggaggagccgGGCCGGCCCGGGGCCGCTCAGGTGAAGCGCCACGCCTCGTCCTGCAGCGAGAAGTCTCGGCGGGTGGACCCGCAGGTCAAAGTGAAGAGACACGCGTCCA GTGCCAACCAGTACAGGTACGGCAAGAACCGGGCCGAGGAGGACGCCAGGCGATTCCTGACGGAGaaggagaagctggagaaggagaaggcGTCGATCCGCAGCGAGCTGATGTCGCTGCGGAAGGAGAAGCGGGAGCTGCGGGAAGCCATGAAGGGCAGCACGG GGCCgcggctgcaggagctggagcagcgggTGGCGGTGCTGGAGGAGCGCTGCCGGCAGAAGGAGCAGTCTCGGGTCGATCTGGAGCTCAAGCTGACCGAAGtgaaggagcagctgaagcagTCGCTGGCAGGAGGGCCGGCCCTGGGGCTGGCTGTGACCAGCAAGGCTGAGAATGGG GAAACTACAAACAAGCCAAACGGGAGCCCCCCTGAGCACTTGGTTCCTGTGAACTGTGCGGCAgagctgaggaagaggagcccGTCCATCATCCCTGCCAACACGGGGAGCGTGCTGCGCAAAGCCAAG GAATGGGAAAAGAAGCAGACTTAA